A genomic window from Glycine max cultivar Williams 82 chromosome 17, Glycine_max_v4.0, whole genome shotgun sequence includes:
- the LOC100808882 gene encoding calcium uniporter protein 4, mitochondrial — protein sequence MVLQKLLSKHFFDGVKMRPFERSVVSSPTMQQQVIAPPSMLGVSSADGGFLRRFFLLRQAVYHSSPARFPDFLSLPVGEKLREKLKSINNIAGIGDCCVALAPAPMASDAVFGSGMSVSHARKILRVPQMEKVKAKLRNVSESSVPYSEFLRICVETCENHEQGAEFAKILDESGNVIVLGKAVFLRPEEVAKSIESLIYQSIANPNDPRRKELELMEKQKWMIDEKAKAQVRAELYFGLGFLTVQTLGFMRLTFWELSWDVMEPICFFVTSFGFALAYLFFLKTSTEPTFQGFFHHRFKAKQERLMKTHNFDMSRYNELFKACYTNYHGGAKFESSYPFHYPGETHLTDLRALHR from the exons ATGGTGCTTCAGAAACTGTTATCGAAGCATTTCTTTGACGGTGTCAAAATGAGGCCGTTTGAACGCAGTGTCGTGTCGTCTCCAACTATGCAACAACAAGTCATCGCGCCTCCGAGCATGCTGGGAGTGAGTTCGGCAGACGGAGGATTTCTCCGGCGGTTTTTCCTCCTCCGGCAAGCGGTGTACCACTCCAGTCCGGCACGTTTCCCGGATTTCCTGTCTCTCCCCGTCGGAGAGAAGCTCCGGGAGAAACTCAAAAGCATCAACAACATAGCCGGCATAGGAGACTGTTGTGTTGCTCTCGCTCCGGCACCTATGGCCAGCGATGCGGTGTTTGGAAGTGGAATGTCTGTCAGCCACGCGAGGAAGATTTTGAGGGTGCCGCAAATGGAGAAGGTGAAGGCAAAGCTGAGAAACGTTTCGGAGAGTTCGGTTCCGTACTCGGAGTTTTTGCGGATCTGCGTTGAGACGTGTGAGAATCATGAGCAAGGGGCTGAGTTTGCAAAGATCTTGGATGAATCCGGAAACGTCATCGTTTTGGGGAAAGCAGTTTTTCTCCGGCCAGAGGAG GTGGCAAAATCAATAGAGAGCTTAATCTATCAATCAATAGCCAATCCAAATGACCCTAGAAGGAAGGAGCTAGAGCTGATGGAGAAGCAAAAGTGGATGATTGATGAAAAGGCCAAGGCCCAGGTCCGAGCTGAGCTTTATTTTGGGCTGGGCTTCTTGACAGTCCAGACCCTCGGGTTCATGAGGCTCACTTTCTGGGAACTAAGCTGGGATGTGATGGAGCCCATATGCTTCTTTGTTACCTCATTCGGCTTCGCTCTTGCTTATCTTTTCTTCCTCAAGACCTCCACAGAACCCACCTTTCAGGGCTTCTTCCATCACCGGTTTAAGGCCAAGCAAGAGCGTCTCATGAAGACACACAACTTTGACATGAGTAGGTACAACGAGTTATTTAAGGCATGCTATACAAATTATCATGGTGGTGCCAAATTTGAATCTTCTTATCCCTTCCACTACCCTGGGGAGACACATCTAACTGATCTAAGAGCCTTGCATCGTTGA
- the LOC100809427 gene encoding calcium uniporter protein 4, mitochondrial, translated as MALRKLLSKRFFDRIKTRSFERSVVSSPTMQQQVITPPSMPGASSADGGFLLRFFLLRRAVYHSGPARFPDFLSLPVGEKLREKLKGINNIAGIGDCCVALAPAPMASDAVFGSGMSVSHARKILRVPQMEKVKAKLRNVSESSVPYSEFLRICVETCENHEQGAEFAKILDESGNVIVLGKAVFLRPEEVAKSIESLIYQSIANPNDPRRKELELMEKQKWMIDEKAKAQVRAELYFGLGFLTVQTLGFMRLTFWELSWDVMEPICFFVTSFGFALAYLFFLKTSTEPTFQGFFHHRFKAKQERLMKTHNFDMSRYNELFKACYTNYHGGAKFESSYPFHYLGETHLTDLRALHR; from the exons ATGGCGCTTCGAAAACTGTTATCGAAGCGTTTCTTCGACCGTATCAAAACGAGGTCGTTTGAACGCAGCGTGGTGTCATCTCCAACTATGCAACAACAAGTCATCACGCCTCCGAGCATGCCGGGAGCGAGTTCGGCAGATGGAGGATTTCTCTTGCGGTTTTTCCTCCTCCGGCGAGCGGTGTACCACTCCGGTCCGGCACGGTTCCCAGATTTCCTGTCTCTCCCCGTCGGAGAGAAGCTCCGGGAGAAACTCAAAGGCATCAACAACATAGCCGGCATAGGAGACTGTTGCGTTGCTCTCGCTCCGGCACCTATGGCCAGCGATGCGGTGTTTGGAAGTGGAATGTCTGTCAGCCATGCGAGGAAGATTTTGAGGGTGCCACAAATGGAGAAGGTGAAAGCAAAGCTGAGAAACGTTTCGGAGAGTTCGGTTCCGTATTCAGAGTTTTTGCGAATCTGCGTTGAGACGTGTGAGAATCATGAACAAGGGGCTGAGTTCGCGAAGATCTTGGATGAATCCGGAAACGTCATCGTTTTAGGGAAGGCAGTTTTTCTCCGGCCAGAGGAG GTGGCAAAATCAATAGAGAGCTTAATCTATCAATCAATAGCCAATCCAAATGACCCTAGAAGGAAGGAGCTAGAGCTGATGGAGAAGCAAAAGTGGATGATTGATGAAAAGGCCAAGGCCCAGGTCCGAGCTGAGCTTTATTTTGGGCTGGGCTTCTTGACGGTCCAGACCCTCGGGTTCATGAGGCTCACTTTCTGGGAACTAAGTTGGGATGTGATGGAGCCCATATGCTTCTTTGTTACCTCATTCGGCTTCGCTCTTGCTTATCTTTTCTTCCTCAAGACCTCCACAGAACCCACCTTTCAGGGCTTCTTCCATCACCGGTTTAAGGCCAAGCAAGAGCGTCTCATGAAGACACACAACTTTGACATGAGTAGGTACAACGAGCTATTTAAGGCATGCTATACAAATTATCATGGTGGTGCCAAATTTGAATCTTCTTATCCCTTCCACTACCTTGGGGAGACACATCTAACTGATCTAAGAGCCTTGCATCGTTGA